In Halopseudomonas xinjiangensis, a single genomic region encodes these proteins:
- a CDS encoding SulP family inorganic anion transporter produces MNSQTLRQEWFFNIRGDLLSGLVVALALIPEAIAFSIIAGVDPRVGLYASFSIAVVIAFTGGRPGMISAATGAMALLMVTLVREHGLEYLLAATLLCGVLQIVAGYLRLGSLMRFVSRSVVTGFVNALAILIFMAQLPELTDVTWHVYAMTAAGLSIIYLFPYIPVVGRTIPSPLVCILALTAVAVYLGLDIRTVGDMGDLPDTLPIFLWPDVPLNLETLLIILPYSAALAVVGLLESMMTATIVDDLTDTPSDKNRECKGQGIANIGAGLLGGMAGCAMIGQSIINIKSGGRSRLSTLAAGVFLLLMVVFLGDYLAMIPMAALVAVMIMVSIGTFSWDSLRNLKKHPLSTNIVMVSTVAVVVATHNLAYGVFVGVLLAAMFFANKIGHFLYIGSEADASGRARTYQVVGQVFFSSSDKFVSSFDFKEALDRVTIDLNRAHFWDITAVAALDKVVIKFRREGTEVEVVGLNEASATIVDRFGVHDKPDGVDKLMGH; encoded by the coding sequence ATGAACTCGCAAACACTGCGCCAGGAATGGTTCTTCAACATTCGAGGAGACCTGCTTTCCGGGCTCGTCGTCGCCTTGGCCCTGATTCCAGAAGCCATCGCATTCTCCATCATCGCTGGCGTCGACCCTCGGGTGGGTCTGTACGCCTCTTTCAGTATCGCCGTGGTCATCGCCTTCACTGGCGGCAGGCCAGGAATGATTTCAGCCGCCACAGGCGCCATGGCCTTGTTGATGGTGACGCTGGTCAGAGAGCACGGGCTGGAATACCTGCTCGCTGCGACATTGCTTTGCGGTGTGCTGCAGATCGTCGCGGGGTATCTCAGGCTCGGCTCGCTGATGCGGTTCGTATCGCGTTCGGTGGTGACGGGCTTCGTCAACGCCTTGGCGATCCTGATCTTCATGGCCCAATTGCCGGAGCTGACCGATGTCACCTGGCATGTATACGCCATGACGGCGGCAGGGCTGAGCATCATCTATCTGTTTCCTTACATCCCGGTGGTGGGCAGGACTATCCCCTCGCCACTGGTATGTATCCTGGCGTTGACCGCCGTCGCTGTCTACCTGGGACTGGATATCCGCACCGTCGGCGACATGGGCGATCTGCCCGATACCTTGCCGATATTCCTATGGCCTGACGTGCCCTTGAATCTGGAAACGCTGCTGATCATCCTGCCGTACTCTGCAGCCTTGGCCGTGGTCGGCCTGCTCGAATCGATGATGACGGCCACCATCGTCGATGATCTGACCGATACACCCAGCGACAAGAACCGCGAGTGCAAAGGCCAGGGTATCGCCAACATCGGTGCCGGGCTTTTGGGCGGCATGGCAGGCTGCGCGATGATCGGGCAGTCGATCATCAATATCAAATCGGGTGGCCGTTCGCGGCTGTCTACCTTGGCGGCAGGCGTGTTTCTTCTGTTGATGGTGGTGTTCCTGGGCGATTACCTTGCGATGATCCCGATGGCCGCACTGGTCGCGGTCATGATCATGGTCTCCATCGGCACTTTCAGTTGGGACTCGCTGCGCAATCTCAAGAAGCACCCGCTATCGACCAACATCGTCATGGTCTCCACCGTAGCCGTTGTGGTCGCGACACATAACCTAGCCTACGGCGTATTCGTCGGTGTGCTGCTGGCAGCCATGTTCTTCGCGAACAAGATCGGTCACTTCCTGTATATCGGCAGCGAAGCTGATGCCAGTGGACGCGCCCGTACCTATCAGGTGGTTGGACAGGTGTTCTTCAGCTCCTCTGACAAGTTCGTCAGCTCCTTTGATTTCAAAGAGGCGCTTGATAGGGTGACTATCGATCTGAATCGAGCCCATTTCTGGGACATCACCGCCGTTGCAGCGCTCGACAAAGTCGTCATCAAGTTTCGTCGTGAGGGGACCGAGGTCGAAGTCGTCGGCTTGAACGAGGCCAGCGCAACCATCGTTGACCGTTTCGGCGTGCATGACAAACCTGATGGCGTAGACAAGCTGATGGGGCACTGA
- a CDS encoding universal stress protein has translation MTTHCVLACIDGSNSSPAVCDYSAWASRQLQAPLTLLHVLNHEPSPAQRNLSGNIGLGSREHLLNELADLDEKRAKLMREQGSLLLEAAMERVRQAGATEPASRQRHGALVDTLAELEADIRLLVIGRQGEIGDSLGDHIGTHLKNVIRTMHRPILVTAGEFRPPRSVMLAFDNGPSTRKGVEMIAASPLFRGLPIHLVMVGADTNDAWESVRAAQHQLEQKGFEVQATIRAGDVEKVLLAYEEEQDIDMIVMGAYGHSRVRRFFVGSTTTNILAHARRPLLLLR, from the coding sequence ATGACAACGCACTGCGTTCTGGCCTGTATCGACGGTTCCAATTCCTCGCCTGCGGTCTGCGACTACTCGGCGTGGGCCAGCCGCCAGCTTCAGGCGCCGCTGACCCTGCTACATGTGCTCAATCACGAGCCGTCCCCCGCTCAGCGCAACCTGTCGGGCAACATCGGGCTCGGTAGCCGGGAGCATTTGCTCAACGAACTCGCCGACCTTGACGAGAAACGCGCCAAACTGATGCGCGAGCAAGGCAGTCTGCTATTGGAGGCTGCCATGGAGCGGGTGCGTCAGGCGGGAGCCACCGAGCCGGCGAGTCGCCAGCGACATGGCGCGCTGGTCGATACCCTGGCTGAGCTGGAAGCGGATATCCGACTGCTGGTGATTGGCCGGCAGGGCGAAATCGGTGATTCCCTGGGCGATCATATCGGTACGCATCTGAAGAACGTCATCCGCACCATGCATCGCCCGATTCTGGTCACGGCAGGGGAATTTCGCCCGCCCCGCAGCGTCATGCTCGCCTTCGACAACGGCCCCAGCACCCGCAAGGGTGTGGAGATGATTGCTGCCAGTCCGCTGTTCCGCGGGTTGCCGATTCATCTGGTCATGGTTGGTGCCGATACCAACGATGCCTGGGAGTCGGTGCGTGCCGCGCAGCATCAACTGGAGCAGAAAGGATTCGAGGTTCAGGCTACGATCCGTGCGGGCGATGTCGAAAAAGTGCTGCTCGCTTACGAGGAAGAGCAGGACATCGACATGATCGTCATGGGAGCGTATGGGCATTCGCGCGTCCGGCGATTTTTCGTCGGAAGTACGACCACCAATATCCTGGCCCATGCCCGACGCCCTCTGTTGCTGCTCCGCTGA
- a CDS encoding MFS transporter, giving the protein MTRLRLPGFIRENPSLGLFALLCTAGSGFGQTFLVGIFGDALRSSFGLSHSLYGLLYSTATLCSAALLLRLGGLVDRWALPRVTLMAGVMLAAGCLMLGGALHALMVWLGFFLVRFGGQAMLSHIGMSTAGRYFALQRGKAVAFAASGYPLSEAVLPMLISVLIALTSWRWAWVASGLIVLLALLPVLMHLSAGAEHPETGRATDTRAMRGKTRAEVLADPVFYLLLPATIAVPFIVTALLFHQAALAGLKGWSPDAFAAVFVAYGAGHLASLLIAGPAIDRIGAQRMLPLALLPMLGGLITLAPGNAEWVPVIFLGLTGLSQGAINATLGALWPERYGIRHIGAIRSVMQAIMVLSTALAPIVLGFMLDAAVAVNVIIGTLALATALAALLAQWGIWRSP; this is encoded by the coding sequence TTGACACGACTACGCCTGCCCGGCTTCATCCGGGAGAACCCATCGCTCGGCCTGTTCGCCCTGCTGTGCACCGCTGGATCGGGATTCGGCCAGACGTTTCTGGTGGGCATCTTCGGCGATGCGCTGCGGAGCAGCTTCGGTCTCAGCCACTCCCTGTATGGCTTGCTGTACAGCACGGCTACGCTGTGCTCAGCGGCATTGCTTCTGCGTCTGGGCGGTTTGGTTGATCGCTGGGCCCTGCCCCGCGTTACGCTGATGGCCGGGGTGATGCTTGCCGCCGGGTGCCTGATGCTCGGTGGGGCCCTGCACGCGCTGATGGTCTGGCTAGGATTCTTTCTGGTGCGTTTCGGCGGGCAGGCAATGCTGTCTCATATCGGCATGAGTACCGCGGGTCGCTATTTTGCTTTACAGCGAGGCAAAGCAGTGGCCTTTGCCGCTTCCGGCTATCCGCTCTCCGAGGCCGTACTGCCGATGCTCATAAGCGTGTTGATCGCCCTGACCAGTTGGCGCTGGGCATGGGTGGCGAGCGGGCTTATCGTGCTGCTTGCCCTGTTGCCGGTATTGATGCACTTGAGCGCGGGAGCCGAGCACCCCGAGACAGGACGAGCCACCGATACCCGGGCCATGCGAGGCAAGACCCGTGCGGAGGTCCTGGCAGACCCCGTCTTTTACCTGCTTCTGCCAGCGACCATCGCGGTTCCGTTCATCGTCACGGCGTTGTTGTTCCACCAGGCGGCGCTGGCGGGTCTGAAGGGATGGTCGCCAGATGCGTTCGCAGCGGTTTTCGTCGCCTATGGCGCCGGTCACCTTGCAAGCCTATTGATCGCCGGGCCGGCTATCGATCGCATCGGCGCCCAGCGCATGTTGCCATTGGCGTTGCTACCGATGCTCGGCGGTCTGATAACCCTGGCGCCAGGTAACGCCGAGTGGGTTCCGGTGATTTTTCTCGGTCTGACGGGGCTGAGCCAGGGCGCTATAAACGCTACGCTGGGTGCGCTCTGGCCGGAGCGTTACGGCATTCGCCACATCGGCGCGATACGCTCGGTGATGCAGGCAATCATGGTGTTGTCTACCGCCCTCGCCCCGATCGTGCTGGGGTTCATGCTCGATGCTGCCGTGGCGGTGAATGTGATCATCGGAACATTGGCCCTTGCCACTGCGCTGGCGGCTTTGCTGGCGCAGTGGGGCATCTGGCGCTCGCCCTGA